Proteins from one Candidatus Hydrogenedentota bacterium genomic window:
- a CDS encoding SUMF1/EgtB/PvdO family nonheme iron enzyme, with amino-acid sequence MVPVPLHLMEPGNDCVLAPSEESSGLRFASAAGEVSLIAPPEDGQDRACWLDMLEQYRQASRRGAGRNDLLVFAYQGVRAWARLGVQASKTLSPSPGETLGVEVKARWLAGNPNLCFAFDVHNTGDDAKSGWSGVLSTRDVPRDGQWHTLRVTVPVPVFEPECQWLRPIIGFDATQDPAPGQMEISHIAFEVPDTERNTAFARHVAKARKPLDFTLYERADLMWLAHTFSCHFTFMYCRSFYNPETGTFTVEQFLNDADREFAGYDAVLLWHAYPRIGLDDRNQFDFYRDMPGGLKGLRDVVKRFHSRGVKVFLNYNPWDKATRREAASDEAALAEMVAALEADGIFLDTMSASSPGLRAEVDARQPGVVFVPEAHPKTEDLPLLAGSWAQFPPNPFSPALLHHKWLEPRHMEFQIRRWNTLVPGTDHAEEIENAFFNGSGMMIWENVFGTHNPWNAQDRAAWRRAVAILRAFSQWFVSSDWEPFCRTATPGLFAHRRRWDGVDIFTLVNKGNPSASTPLLDLPWQDGLRCYDLWSGLPCEMSRQGDIAVVTGPLDTLGCVLVVNGDDPPQLAPLLERQQQEAQRERPAANLRDAARSVVEPEWAQETPGLTRNTPPEGMVLVPGSRFTMRIEHVRRECGCYPDPGTPPEEWLGYLQGWDFSKPMQHRVGPVALAAFFIDEAEVTNAQYKTFLDATGYRPKHPENFLKHWPDGRMPPELAEHPVVYVDIDDARAYARWAGKRLPTEAEWHLAAQGTDGRTWPWGSEFDEKRVNMSGATMPSRSLPEGRSPYGCYHMSGNVYELTESVRDDAHTRFLILRGGSYYDPNHDPQTASIWYMDGGPRPCNHHAKQILMWPGLDRCATVGFRCVVGAGSQ; translated from the coding sequence ATGGTCCCCGTGCCGCTTCACCTCATGGAACCGGGGAACGATTGCGTCCTCGCACCAAGCGAGGAATCGTCTGGCTTGCGGTTTGCAAGCGCCGCCGGCGAGGTCAGTCTGATCGCGCCGCCCGAGGACGGACAAGACCGCGCCTGCTGGTTGGACATGCTCGAACAGTACCGGCAAGCAAGCCGCCGGGGAGCGGGTCGGAATGATCTGCTGGTGTTCGCTTATCAGGGTGTCCGCGCCTGGGCGCGGCTGGGCGTCCAGGCCAGCAAGACCCTATCTCCTTCCCCTGGCGAAACCCTCGGCGTCGAGGTAAAGGCGCGCTGGCTTGCGGGAAATCCAAATCTCTGCTTCGCCTTCGATGTTCATAACACGGGAGACGATGCCAAGAGCGGCTGGAGCGGCGTGCTTTCGACAAGGGACGTTCCCCGGGACGGGCAGTGGCACACGCTCCGCGTGACGGTGCCTGTACCCGTTTTCGAGCCTGAATGCCAATGGCTGCGTCCAATCATAGGGTTCGATGCCACGCAAGATCCCGCACCCGGTCAAATGGAGATATCCCACATCGCGTTTGAGGTCCCCGATACCGAACGGAACACGGCCTTTGCGCGCCACGTCGCCAAGGCGCGAAAGCCGTTGGACTTCACGCTCTATGAACGTGCGGACCTGATGTGGCTGGCTCACACGTTCTCGTGCCATTTCACGTTCATGTATTGCCGGTCTTTCTACAACCCCGAAACAGGAACATTCACGGTGGAGCAGTTCTTGAATGATGCAGACCGCGAATTCGCCGGCTATGACGCGGTATTGCTCTGGCATGCCTATCCAAGAATCGGTCTCGACGACCGCAACCAGTTTGACTTCTACCGCGACATGCCGGGCGGACTCAAAGGGTTGCGCGACGTAGTAAAGCGCTTTCACTCCCGCGGAGTAAAGGTCTTCCTCAATTACAATCCGTGGGACAAGGCGACGCGCCGCGAAGCGGCAAGCGACGAAGCCGCGCTCGCGGAAATGGTTGCGGCGTTGGAGGCAGACGGCATTTTTCTCGATACGATGTCCGCTTCGTCGCCCGGATTGCGGGCCGAGGTCGACGCCAGACAGCCGGGGGTAGTATTCGTGCCCGAAGCGCATCCAAAGACCGAAGACCTTCCCTTGCTGGCAGGGTCGTGGGCACAGTTTCCGCCCAATCCGTTCTCTCCGGCGCTCCTCCACCACAAATGGCTTGAGCCACGCCACATGGAATTCCAGATCCGCCGCTGGAACACGCTCGTGCCTGGCACCGATCACGCCGAGGAAATCGAGAACGCCTTTTTCAACGGCAGCGGCATGATGATCTGGGAGAACGTTTTCGGCACGCACAACCCGTGGAACGCGCAGGACCGGGCAGCTTGGCGACGCGCCGTTGCGATTCTCCGGGCCTTTTCGCAATGGTTCGTCAGCAGCGACTGGGAGCCCTTCTGCCGGACTGCCACGCCCGGCCTTTTTGCTCACCGGCGGAGATGGGACGGCGTGGACATCTTTACCCTTGTGAATAAGGGTAACCCCTCAGCAAGCACGCCGCTGCTCGACCTTCCGTGGCAGGATGGATTGCGGTGCTATGACCTGTGGTCCGGCCTGCCTTGCGAGATGTCACGACAGGGTGACATCGCCGTTGTGACGGGGCCGTTAGACACGCTTGGCTGCGTCCTTGTTGTTAACGGAGACGACCCGCCGCAGTTGGCTCCGCTCCTCGAGAGGCAGCAACAGGAGGCGCAAAGGGAAAGGCCCGCGGCGAATCTGCGGGATGCAGCACGCTCGGTCGTCGAGCCCGAATGGGCACAGGAAACGCCTGGATTGACTAGAAACACGCCGCCCGAGGGCATGGTGTTGGTTCCTGGTTCGCGGTTCACGATGCGGATAGAGCATGTGCGCCGCGAGTGCGGCTGTTACCCCGATCCCGGCACGCCGCCCGAAGAATGGCTTGGGTATCTTCAGGGATGGGACTTCAGCAAGCCCATGCAGCACAGGGTGGGACCGGTGGCATTGGCTGCCTTCTTTATTGACGAGGCGGAGGTGACCAACGCCCAGTACAAAACGTTCCTGGACGCCACGGGGTACCGTCCCAAACATCCCGAGAACTTTCTCAAACACTGGCCCGATGGCAGGATGCCCCCGGAGCTGGCAGAGCACCCGGTGGTGTACGTGGACATCGATGACGCCCGGGCGTACGCGCGTTGGGCAGGAAAACGGTTGCCGACCGAGGCGGAATGGCATCTGGCGGCTCAAGGAACCGATGGACGCACGTGGCCGTGGGGCTCGGAATTCGACGAGAAGCGGGTTAATATGAGCGGCGCCACCATGCCCTCGCGCTCGTTGCCGGAGGGACGCAGCCCGTACGGGTGCTATCACATGTCGGGCAATGTTTACGAGTTGACGGAAAGCGTGCGCGACGATGCCCACACACGCTTTCTCATCCTGCGCGGAGGAAGCTACTACGACCCGAACCACGACCCCCAAACCGCCAGCATCTGGTACATGGACGGCGGGCCACGGCCCTGCAACCACCATGCCAAGCAGATCCTGATGTGGCCCGGTCTCGACCGATGCGCTACTGTAGGGTTTCGGTGCGTCGTTGGTGCGGGCAGCCAGTGA
- a CDS encoding uroporphyrinogen decarboxylase family protein, producing the protein MNDVEHGQYGGRIPLRLNSRERVLTTFAHEEPDRVPAWCGASEEFWSKAKTALGLDDEALRRFLGDDFRRVFATYGGPEPPLTHEGATYRTVFGVEREGLGYGQPIGHPLAGAALTEIQAYAWPDPNWMDVSGIRKAAAAWNGEYAILGGDWSPFWHDAIDLLGMQELMTRMYEEPESVDALLGRLVDYYWGVSERIFDAAADVIDIFFIGNDFGTQLGPILGEPMFRRFLQPHLARLARLGHDYGLKVMLHCCGGVAELLPAFIDAGIDGIHAVQRCCRGMDLRELKDRYGCRLVFNGAIDSHHVLIDGTPDSVRASTREVLEIMKPGGGYIAGASHDTILEETPVQNVVAMFEAIREFGDYE; encoded by the coding sequence GTGAATGACGTGGAACACGGCCAATACGGAGGACGCATTCCCTTGCGATTGAATTCGCGCGAGCGCGTTCTCACGACTTTTGCGCACGAGGAGCCTGACCGCGTGCCGGCGTGGTGCGGTGCGTCTGAAGAGTTCTGGTCAAAGGCGAAGACGGCCCTCGGGTTGGATGACGAAGCGCTTCGCCGGTTTCTGGGCGACGATTTCCGCCGCGTCTTCGCCACTTATGGCGGGCCTGAACCTCCGTTGACGCACGAAGGGGCGACATACCGGACGGTTTTCGGCGTCGAGCGCGAGGGATTGGGTTATGGACAGCCGATCGGGCACCCCCTGGCAGGGGCGGCCCTGACCGAGATCCAAGCGTATGCATGGCCCGACCCCAATTGGATGGACGTGAGCGGGATTCGGAAGGCGGCCGCTGCGTGGAACGGCGAATATGCGATCCTTGGAGGCGACTGGTCGCCCTTTTGGCACGACGCCATAGACCTTCTCGGGATGCAGGAGCTCATGACGCGCATGTACGAAGAGCCTGAGAGCGTCGACGCGCTTTTGGGCCGCCTTGTCGACTACTATTGGGGGGTGAGCGAGCGGATATTTGACGCGGCCGCGGACGTTATAGACATCTTTTTCATCGGAAACGACTTCGGGACGCAACTGGGACCGATTCTCGGCGAACCGATGTTCCGCCGCTTCCTGCAACCGCACTTGGCCCGTCTGGCCCGTCTTGGACACGACTACGGCTTGAAAGTGATGCTGCACTGTTGCGGAGGAGTGGCCGAGCTTTTGCCGGCATTTATCGATGCGGGTATTGACGGGATTCATGCCGTGCAACGCTGCTGCCGGGGAATGGATCTGCGCGAATTGAAGGACCGGTATGGCTGCCGGCTGGTCTTCAACGGGGCCATTGATTCGCACCATGTGTTGATTGATGGCACGCCGGATTCGGTGCGAGCGTCTACGCGCGAAGTGCTCGAAATCATGAAGCCTGGCGGGGGGTATATTGCCGGGGCCAGCCATGACACCATCCTCGAGGAGACGCCGGTTCAAAACGTGGTTGCCATGTTCGAGGCGATCCGCGAATTCGGAGATTACGAATAG
- a CDS encoding substrate-binding domain-containing protein — protein sequence MNEHRALLMLVALCTYLGAFAPNFLSIHNLTTILKGASLNAIAAIGFTLILILGQLDLSIGAVVMLCGMLVIGLQPSLGWAGAFAASLGAGALVGLVNGWLAVKARINSFIVTLGTMTIVTGLMHLYSHGGSKSIDDFGFADWLEEPLLLYLAPLAVIPLVLVAGFSAFLNWTRCGRNFFLVGANPEAAWLAGLNRDRYLMAGFCLCSLCAALGGALFAASLSSMTSAAVLGTRTLMTVLAAVIIGGTLMTGGKGSVLKSYFAVLMLNTLFNGIGCYGLGFEVQIFVNGLILALVVLYEAYAIHRYELLKGQRPDLLKEVREGTVFEGAPPPETEEGDTGMNRKDRFPLVCMTLTAIVAIAAITAMYFKYASLPVQIVAEDGTFAARRGNTDAAPDVFALRGTDGQPYLFPPAGEAKVIPERPADPKALPETDKGHWWDIEFAGWKADKEPMPESPGDGPAGKRVILLKAGDHPYWTAYVRGFHVIAGAYGIKTKVFNSNWNVDLQAQQTDQAINEHPDMIIFAPVDSTACTPLLRRIHKAGIPCVTSNTIPCDEAMKYCLAWTGPDDWGQFRMLARTFADAMGKKGGYAIVRHMPGSSCFFSRTYAPITELREYAPEMKLLAMDTSNLETDVSMQLVSAWLTKFGDELKGLVLADDGFTLTGTLEAVKKAGRNDIVIVVAGNSKTGMDSVKAGETLAISYQSAEGDGALAVHTAARWFSGEQLDPVAYLPKHIITQQDVDKFMPAQW from the coding sequence GTGAACGAGCATCGCGCGCTGCTCATGCTTGTCGCGCTATGCACGTATCTGGGTGCATTCGCGCCAAACTTCCTGTCGATACACAATCTCACGACGATTCTGAAGGGCGCCAGTCTGAACGCGATCGCGGCCATCGGGTTTACGCTGATTCTGATTCTTGGCCAGCTGGATCTTTCTATCGGCGCGGTTGTGATGTTGTGCGGCATGCTCGTGATAGGCCTGCAACCATCTCTTGGGTGGGCGGGGGCCTTTGCGGCATCGCTCGGGGCGGGCGCGCTCGTTGGCCTGGTCAATGGCTGGCTGGCGGTCAAAGCGCGAATCAACTCGTTTATCGTCACGCTTGGCACGATGACCATCGTGACGGGATTGATGCACCTCTATAGCCACGGCGGTTCGAAGTCCATCGATGATTTCGGGTTCGCGGACTGGCTCGAAGAACCTCTGTTGTTGTACTTAGCGCCTTTGGCGGTCATTCCTCTTGTCCTGGTGGCGGGGTTCTCAGCGTTTCTGAACTGGACACGCTGCGGCAGGAATTTCTTTCTGGTGGGCGCGAATCCGGAAGCGGCCTGGCTTGCCGGCCTGAACCGTGATCGGTACCTGATGGCCGGTTTCTGCCTGTGCAGTCTTTGCGCGGCGTTGGGGGGCGCGCTTTTCGCCGCGAGCCTGAGTTCGATGACGTCGGCAGCCGTGTTGGGCACGCGCACCTTGATGACCGTATTGGCGGCTGTAATTATTGGCGGAACCCTGATGACGGGCGGCAAAGGAAGCGTGCTCAAGAGTTATTTCGCGGTGCTCATGCTGAACACACTATTCAATGGCATTGGCTGCTACGGTCTTGGGTTCGAAGTGCAGATTTTCGTTAATGGGCTTATCCTGGCCCTTGTGGTGTTGTACGAGGCGTACGCGATTCACCGTTATGAACTTCTCAAGGGGCAGCGCCCCGATTTGCTGAAAGAAGTTCGAGAGGGTACCGTATTTGAAGGCGCCCCGCCGCCGGAGACTGAGGAAGGAGATACGGGGATGAACCGGAAGGATCGTTTCCCCCTTGTTTGCATGACGCTTACCGCGATAGTGGCGATTGCCGCGATCACGGCCATGTACTTCAAGTACGCTTCGCTTCCTGTCCAGATTGTAGCGGAGGATGGCACGTTCGCCGCCCGCCGCGGCAACACGGATGCTGCGCCGGACGTCTTCGCGCTTCGCGGCACCGACGGACAGCCGTACCTGTTTCCTCCAGCCGGCGAGGCCAAGGTCATCCCTGAGCGCCCCGCAGACCCCAAAGCCCTGCCCGAAACGGACAAGGGGCATTGGTGGGACATCGAGTTTGCGGGATGGAAGGCGGACAAGGAACCTATGCCCGAGTCGCCGGGAGACGGCCCGGCGGGCAAACGCGTCATTCTGCTCAAAGCGGGCGATCACCCTTACTGGACGGCCTACGTGCGCGGTTTTCACGTCATAGCCGGCGCCTATGGGATCAAGACGAAGGTGTTCAACAGCAATTGGAACGTGGACCTGCAGGCCCAGCAGACGGACCAGGCCATCAACGAACACCCTGACATGATCATCTTTGCGCCAGTCGACTCCACGGCCTGCACGCCCTTGCTTCGTAGAATTCACAAGGCCGGCATCCCCTGCGTCACGTCCAATACCATCCCCTGCGACGAGGCCATGAAGTACTGTCTTGCATGGACGGGGCCGGACGACTGGGGACAGTTCCGCATGTTGGCTCGGACGTTTGCGGATGCCATGGGAAAGAAAGGCGGCTACGCCATTGTGCGCCACATGCCGGGCAGTTCGTGTTTCTTCTCCCGCACCTATGCACCAATCACGGAACTGCGCGAATATGCCCCCGAGATGAAACTTCTGGCCATGGACACTTCGAATCTCGAAACGGACGTTTCCATGCAGTTGGTGTCGGCCTGGCTCACGAAGTTCGGAGACGAGTTGAAGGGACTGGTCTTGGCAGATGACGGGTTCACCTTGACGGGAACGCTGGAAGCGGTGAAGAAGGCGGGGCGAAACGACATCGTGATCGTGGTGGCCGGAAACAGCAAGACCGGCATGGATTCGGTTAAGGCGGGCGAAACGTTGGCGATCTCGTACCAGTCGGCCGAGGGAGACGGGGCGTTGGCGGTGCACACGGCTGCACGCTGGTTCAGTGGCGAGCAACTCGACCCGGTCGCTTACTTGCCCAAGCACATCATCACGCAGCAGGATGTGGACAAGTTCATGCCCGCACAGTGGTAG
- a CDS encoding ABC transporter permease — MTSDIGARRNLVLTVLETAGIYAVAAALLVSGIFVSPEFLTAENLLSILSGVALLGIVASGMAFVTYSGNMADLSIPAIMAFSGIIAVASLSLGLIPALALGILAGLAIGAMNGLVVGKLNANPILWTLAVAFFMEGFMRFTWSNNQIYPDIEPGTPGAAFIEIFRMRAGPVPLIVLVMLVLFTLGHMVMTKTRFGRESQFVGSSRAAAKASGIRVSRVAFFNFLVAAFAASIAGIFITSMNKLGVFYLGQGYDFKAVTAVVIGGVMLSGGRGHMPGVFGGVLVIGLLTNIMTFLGVTSFRQNIVTGIVFIVVVGLQQYQLRARGKDYA; from the coding sequence GTGACCAGTGATATCGGAGCCAGACGGAATCTTGTGCTCACCGTTCTGGAGACGGCGGGTATCTACGCCGTGGCGGCTGCGTTGCTTGTCTCAGGGATATTCGTGTCGCCCGAATTCCTCACGGCCGAGAACCTCCTGAGCATTTTGAGCGGCGTGGCCCTGCTTGGAATCGTGGCCTCCGGTATGGCGTTCGTGACGTACTCGGGGAACATGGCCGACCTGTCCATTCCTGCCATCATGGCCTTTTCGGGCATCATTGCGGTGGCTTCGCTCTCGCTGGGCCTGATTCCCGCACTTGCCTTGGGCATCCTGGCGGGGTTGGCGATTGGAGCGATGAACGGGCTGGTGGTGGGAAAGCTGAACGCCAATCCGATTCTGTGGACTCTCGCCGTAGCGTTCTTCATGGAAGGGTTTATGCGCTTCACGTGGAGCAACAACCAGATCTACCCGGACATCGAGCCCGGCACGCCAGGTGCGGCCTTTATTGAGATTTTCCGAATGCGCGCCGGACCGGTTCCTTTGATAGTGCTGGTGATGCTGGTGTTGTTCACGCTGGGGCATATGGTTATGACCAAGACGCGTTTCGGGCGCGAGAGCCAGTTCGTGGGCTCTTCGCGGGCGGCCGCCAAGGCCTCCGGAATCCGGGTGTCGCGGGTGGCGTTCTTTAATTTCCTGGTTGCTGCGTTTGCGGCGTCCATAGCCGGTATTTTCATCACGTCGATGAACAAGCTCGGTGTTTTCTATCTCGGGCAGGGTTACGACTTCAAAGCAGTGACGGCCGTGGTAATTGGAGGCGTTATGCTCAGCGGCGGGCGGGGGCACATGCCTGGCGTGTTCGGCGGCGTGCTGGTCATCGGGCTGCTCACGAACATCATGACCTTCCTGGGGGTAACCTCGTTTCGACAGAACATCGTGACGGGGATTGTGTTTATTGTGGTTGTAGGACTCCAGCAGTATCAGCTTCGCGCGCGCGGGAAAGACTATGCGTAA
- a CDS encoding sugar ABC transporter ATP-binding protein: MTAAESTGQALAMEAVSKRFPGTLAVDRVDLDVCAGEVHALMGENGAGKSTLMKILTGAFDDYTGVIRIGGREVALHSPSAAKECGVGMVHQELSLARSISIAENVLVGRLPTTRWGVLDRGAMYEEAQECLGYVGLSADPRKTVEEISQHEAQLVEIAKVLGGKPCILILDEPTSSLSREDAMRLFKIIRELKRKGLAIVYISHHLPEVFEIADRVTVLRDGRKVGTRSIDDTTPQMLVQMMVGQSIDEFYSRRKPKITDTVLRVERLTRYGYFHDVSFQMRRGETLGLVGLSGSGRTELARSLCGLEPVHYGGVSLLDEPLEPGDYPSAVSKGLVYLPEDRKEDGLFLRLPVGKNLVAALTGQHSGMGFYRSDRDAGVILRYFEELNIVAASPEVDAGTLSGGNQQKVLLAKWLATSPKALILDEPTRGVDVKAKRQIHEAIMSLTETGTAVLLISSDLPELVGMSDRVIVMRNGRLLGEMAKEELSEEAVLLAANGQYPCRMSGGQQTIHGQSLDRREDSQEGPVSRDQ, translated from the coding sequence ATGACAGCTGCTGAATCAACCGGCCAGGCGTTGGCGATGGAGGCCGTTTCGAAACGCTTTCCCGGCACTCTGGCGGTTGATCGCGTAGACCTGGATGTTTGCGCGGGTGAAGTGCACGCGCTTATGGGGGAGAACGGCGCGGGCAAATCCACCCTGATGAAGATTCTGACCGGGGCGTTCGATGATTACACCGGCGTCATTCGGATTGGCGGCCGGGAAGTGGCACTGCATTCCCCGTCGGCGGCCAAAGAGTGTGGAGTGGGCATGGTCCACCAGGAACTCAGCCTGGCCAGGTCCATTTCGATTGCCGAGAATGTTCTTGTGGGGCGACTTCCCACCACTCGATGGGGCGTCCTTGACCGCGGGGCTATGTATGAAGAAGCGCAAGAATGCCTTGGTTACGTGGGTCTAAGCGCGGACCCGCGCAAAACCGTCGAGGAGATCAGCCAACACGAGGCGCAATTGGTCGAGATTGCCAAAGTTTTGGGCGGCAAACCGTGCATATTGATTCTGGACGAGCCCACTTCGTCGTTGTCGCGGGAAGATGCGATGCGGCTGTTCAAGATTATCCGCGAGCTGAAACGCAAGGGTCTTGCCATCGTCTACATTTCCCATCATCTTCCTGAGGTCTTCGAGATCGCCGACCGGGTTACCGTGCTGCGGGACGGCCGGAAGGTGGGAACGCGGTCCATCGATGATACGACGCCCCAGATGCTTGTCCAGATGATGGTAGGGCAGTCGATCGACGAGTTTTATTCGCGCCGCAAACCGAAGATTACCGATACGGTTCTTCGGGTTGAACGCCTCACGCGTTACGGCTATTTTCACGATGTCTCGTTTCAGATGCGCCGTGGAGAGACACTCGGGCTGGTTGGATTGTCGGGTTCGGGCCGCACGGAATTGGCGCGGTCGCTCTGCGGGCTCGAACCGGTCCATTATGGCGGCGTATCGCTCCTGGACGAGCCGCTCGAGCCCGGCGACTACCCTTCGGCGGTATCGAAAGGGCTGGTTTATCTGCCCGAGGATCGCAAGGAGGATGGCCTGTTTCTGCGGCTTCCAGTGGGGAAGAACCTCGTTGCGGCGTTGACAGGCCAGCATTCGGGGATGGGCTTTTACCGTTCGGACAGAGATGCGGGCGTTATTCTTCGCTATTTCGAGGAACTGAACATCGTTGCGGCTTCTCCCGAAGTGGACGCGGGCACCTTGTCGGGCGGCAACCAGCAGAAGGTGCTATTGGCGAAATGGCTCGCGACGAGCCCGAAAGCATTGATCCTGGACGAGCCGACCCGCGGCGTAGATGTCAAGGCCAAGCGGCAGATACACGAGGCCATCATGTCCCTGACCGAGACGGGGACTGCTGTTTTGTTGATCAGCTCGGATCTTCCGGAACTGGTTGGCATGTCTGACCGGGTTATTGTGATGCGCAACGGCCGCCTGCTCGGAGAAATGGCGAAGGAGGAGCTGTCTGAAGAGGCGGTCCTGCTGGCCGCGAATGGCCAATACCCCTGCCGGATGTCTGGGGGGCAGCAGACGATTCATGGCCAGAGCCTCGATCGGCGCGAAGATTCTCAGGAGGGCCCAGTCAGCCGTGACCAGTGA
- a CDS encoding ATPase, T2SS/T4P/T4SS family: PRLKELLETGDTRATLAVDLALSQAVYHGASDVHLEPWTDSLALRFRIDGILHDIAHIPDSHKARITARIKVMAQMVVYQKDQPQDGRIPPDQTSSGYSMRVATFPTINGEKIVVRILGTSKQMLEIADLGFDESVTGTLRELIRRPQGVILLTGPSSSGKTTTIFALLREILRTQVTTTHVVTIEDPVEYRLDRVTQIQVNPRMGVTFQNALRSILRQDPEVIMVGEIRDVETAKMAIQAGLTGHLVISTIHSGTACGVFARLLDMGIEPYLLASSVTGVLAQRLVRINCPKCLETYSPTPDLITRFGKAPKNQPYKRGKGCAQCQNIGYRGRTALGELLLVNQDIANLVLQHPTISALQEAAATHHMRTLFDVGLEAAHNAITTPEELSR, translated from the coding sequence CCGCGCCTGAAGGAATTGCTCGAAACCGGCGACACCCGGGCCACCCTCGCCGTCGATCTCGCCCTGTCCCAGGCAGTCTATCACGGAGCAAGCGACGTCCATCTCGAGCCATGGACCGACAGCCTCGCTCTGCGGTTCCGCATCGACGGCATTCTCCACGACATTGCCCACATCCCCGACTCGCACAAGGCGCGCATCACGGCGCGCATCAAGGTCATGGCTCAGATGGTCGTCTATCAGAAGGACCAGCCTCAGGACGGACGGATTCCGCCCGACCAGACCTCAAGCGGGTACTCGATGCGCGTCGCCACCTTCCCCACGATCAACGGCGAGAAAATCGTGGTCCGCATCCTCGGCACGTCGAAACAAATGCTCGAAATAGCAGACCTCGGGTTCGACGAGTCCGTCACAGGCACGTTGCGCGAGCTTATTCGGCGGCCCCAAGGGGTGATACTGCTCACCGGCCCAAGTTCGAGCGGCAAGACGACCACCATTTTCGCCCTGTTGCGCGAGATCCTGCGCACCCAGGTCACAACGACCCACGTGGTTACCATCGAGGACCCCGTCGAATACCGCCTCGACCGCGTCACCCAGATCCAGGTGAATCCCCGAATGGGCGTAACGTTCCAGAACGCCCTGCGGTCCATCCTGCGCCAGGACCCCGAGGTGATCATGGTGGGCGAAATCCGCGACGTCGAAACCGCTAAGATGGCTATTCAGGCGGGGCTCACCGGACACCTTGTCATCAGTACGATCCACAGCGGAACGGCATGCGGCGTGTTCGCGCGCCTGCTTGATATGGGCATCGAACCCTACCTGCTGGCATCCTCCGTTACCGGGGTGCTCGCCCAACGACTTGTGCGCATTAACTGCCCCAAGTGCCTCGAAACGTATAGTCCTACGCCCGATCTCATCACTCGATTCGGCAAAGCCCCCAAGAACCAGCCCTACAAACGCGGCAAAGGCTGCGCCCAGTGCCAGAACATCGGCTACCGCGGCCGTACCGCCCTAGGCGAACTCCTCCTTGTCAACCAGGACATCGCCAACCTCGTCCTCCAGCATCCCACGATCAGCGCCCTGCAGGAAGCCGCCGCCACTCACCATATGCGCACGCTGTTCGATGTCGGACTCGAGGCCGCCCACAACGCCATAACCACCCCCGAAGAGCTATCCCGCAT
- a CDS encoding L-rhamnose/proton symporter RhaT, protein WLVGGVFSWLVAPLAGATLICPNLMETLSSAPPSSLFWTYIFGVLWGIGGLTFGLSMRYLGLSLGYALALGFCAAFGTIIPPMFQGGFVDLLVKLSGQVTLAGVAVCLGGITICGWAGVRKEHELSDAEKQATIKEFNFIKGAWVAVFAGVMSACMAFAFAAGKPILESAVAHGAPEIFSNLPVLVVALLGGLTTNLVWCLFLNAKNRTAHNYVNAGEHSIGLNYLLCALAGVTWYLQFFFYGMGTTQMGKYDFSSWTIHMAFIIAFSNLWGLVGREWQGTSRGTRSTVFGGILVLVLSTVVVGTGNFLASAQAKAEAGDKAPVEDHAPGDM, encoded by the coding sequence TGGCTGGTGGGAGGCGTCTTCAGTTGGCTGGTAGCGCCACTGGCCGGCGCAACCCTGATCTGCCCAAACCTGATGGAAACCCTGTCAAGCGCTCCGCCCTCGAGCCTCTTTTGGACCTATATCTTCGGCGTGCTGTGGGGTATTGGCGGCCTGACTTTCGGCCTCTCGATGCGCTACCTTGGCCTTTCCCTGGGGTACGCCTTGGCGCTGGGCTTCTGCGCAGCTTTCGGAACGATCATTCCCCCTATGTTTCAGGGCGGATTCGTTGACCTGCTGGTCAAGCTGTCCGGGCAGGTGACCCTGGCTGGCGTAGCGGTATGCCTCGGCGGCATAACCATTTGCGGATGGGCAGGGGTGCGCAAGGAACACGAACTTTCCGACGCAGAAAAGCAGGCCACGATCAAGGAGTTCAACTTCATCAAAGGCGCATGGGTCGCGGTCTTCGCCGGAGTCATGAGCGCGTGCATGGCCTTTGCGTTTGCCGCAGGCAAACCCATCCTCGAATCCGCTGTCGCGCACGGCGCCCCCGAGATTTTCTCGAATCTCCCGGTGCTGGTCGTGGCGCTCCTGGGCGGCCTGACCACCAACCTTGTCTGGTGCCTGTTCTTGAACGCGAAAAACCGAACCGCCCACAACTACGTGAACGCGGGCGAGCACAGCATTGGCCTCAACTACCTCCTGTGCGCGCTCGCAGGCGTCACATGGTACCTGCAGTTCTTCTTCTATGGCATGGGCACGACACAGATGGGCAAGTACGACTTCTCAAGCTGGACCATCCACATGGCGTTTATCATCGCGTTCAGCAACCTTTGGGGACTGGTTGGGCGCGAATGGCAAGGCACAAGCCGCGGCACACGAAGCACGGTCTTCGGCGGGATTCTCGTGCTTGTTCTGTCTACCGTGGTAGTCGGCACAGGCAACTTTCTCGCATCCGCGCAGGCGAAAGCCGAGGCCGGCGACAAGGCCCCGGTCGAAGACCACGCGCCCGGCGACATGTGA